aagGAACAAGCTTCCCCCCTCCTCAAtgagacatcttttcaaatattgaaacatggctctcatgtcccctctcaggcTCCTTTtcaccaagctaaacatacccagctcccttcagctgttcctcatagggcttggctcccagacctttgatcaatttggttgcccttctctggatacattccattTTATAACAcaatgttattccaggtgaggttgaccaaagcagaacagagtaggGCTaggataggcatgggcaaacttgggccctccaggtgttttggactacaactcccaccattccgaacagccagctgttaagaatggtgggagttgaagtccaaaacacctggatgccccaaatttgcccatgcctgagctaagaCTTTCCTtgacactagattcctattgatgcagcctaaaattgcattggcttttttagctgccacatcccACTGTTGGCTCGTGTTCAGCTTGGGGTTTCTGAAGATGTTGTCCACATCCTGGATAAAGATGCTGAATAGTGACATCAcactgtggtggaagctcctgccttggaatcttttaaacagaggctggatggccatctctcgaggatgctttgattgtacttttcctgcatggcagaggttgaactagatggcctatATGGTCTTTTACAAttcttattattctattattctggaAGGCAATGTGTGGCATGGAAGGCAATGTGTGCCTGTCCTGGTTTGGGACCTTGATGTTGAAGCACTGGGCCCTTTTGGGTGGTGGCCCAAATAGCAAAGGAtgttcttggtggtggcctcctggctttggaatgctctccctaaagAAATCAGACAGGCACCCTTTCTAGCTAACTTTAGGGaagaattaaaaacctggatgtggaagCTGGCTTACAAAAATGGTTGACTACTTTTTATTATGATGGTGGTCTTTTAGCCTTATTAATACCTATTGGTTTTTAACAGGTTTGCCTCCACGGTTCAATATGTTTTATACTCAGTATAATTTTAaccagtgtatttatttattgtgatatcattttttaatttttttgtttatgattaaaagtaaaggtttaagtctagtcatgtctgactctggggtgtggtgttcatttccatttataagctgaagagccagggttgtccatagatgcctccaaggtcatgtggccggcatgactacatggagcattgttaccttcccgctagagtggtacctattgatttactcacatttgcatgtttccaaactgctaggttggtagaagttggggctaaccacaagtcagcaagttcagaagctcagctgTTTTACCTGCTGCACCTGAACTCTTATGATTGTTGGTTATatattatatcttgcctttttggTTTCTGCTTATGTATGTAATGTGACTTGATTCtgttgtaagccatcccaagtccttGTGAAGACAGGGTGAGATATAAAAaacgtttattattatattattattattttgtggcaCCATACTGaccacttctctccaggataagGAGGGTCATAATAACTACAATAACAATCACAACATGAGTACACATAACTCACAGAAGGCAAGTTCTTGATAAatatgttgaatagcactggccACTTCTCTCTAGGTCACTTCTCTCTAAGCCAAGGAGggtcataataacaacaataacaatcacaACATGAGTACACATAACTCTTGGAAGGCAAGTCCTTGATAAatatgttgaatagcactggccACTTCTATCTAGGCTAAGgagggtaacaacaacaacaacaacaacaacaacaacaacaacatgagtaCACATAAGGCATGGAAGACAAGTCctcaataaagatgttgaatggcACTGGGCCCTTTTGTGGTACCACACTAGCCACTTCACTCCAGGACAAGgaggataataataacaacaataacaacaacaacaacacaaggagggaggaagcttgttttctggtgccctggagactaggatgcggagcaatggattcaaactacaggaaaggagattccacctgaacatgaggaagaacttcctgactgtaagagctgttcagcagtggaactctgtgccctggagtgtggtggaggctccttctttggaggcttttaagcagaggctggatggccatctgtcaggggtgctttgaatgcaattttcctgctacttggaagggggttggactgaatagcccacaaggtctcttccaattcaatgattctatgattctatgagtacacATAAGGCATGGAAGGCAAGTCCtgcataaagatgttgaatagcactgggtcCTTTTGCGGCACCACATTGGCCACTTCTCTCTAGGATGAGGAGggttataataacaacaataagaataACGACACAAGTACACATAACACATGGAAGGCAAGTCCTGGATAAAGATGTTGAGTAGCACTGGGCCCTTTTGCGGCACCACATTGGCTACTTCTCTCCAGGACAAGGagggtaataataacaacaataacaataatgacatGAGTACACATAACACATGGAAGGCAAGTCCTGGATAaagaataacatataaaacagttctgtatttaagcaaaacaatatatatgttgggctgagaggggtaaattgtaggggtgatgaGGAAATATGATGTACATACTCAGTTATATTAGTTTTATCATAtcttaccttatttatttactgtattgttgtaagtgtcttattttaacttactacatagagtgcaatcaagtcttatcaagtcttgttgttttgtttgatattgtgatatggcctaagggttaatcaataaaattactactactactactactactcctggATAAAAATGTTGGATAGCACTGGGCCCTTTTGTGGCACTATGCTAGCCACTTCTGTCCAGGATGAGGAGGGTAAtactaaaaacaataacaataacaaaatgaaggtaataaccacaacaataacaataacaatatcatgCATGGAAGGCAGGACCTGGAtcaagatgttgaatagcacggGGGCCTTTTGTGGCACCACACTGGCCACTTTTTCCTAGGATGAGGAGGGccataatagcaacaataacaataggaaCATGACTACACATATCACATTATTGAATAGCACAGGGCTCTTTTGTGGCACCACACTAGCCACTTCTGTCCGGGATGAGgagggtaacaacaacaacaacatcaacaacaacaacaacaacaatgtgagtACACATAATGCATGGTAAAGCAAGTCCtggataaagatgttgaatagcacagGGCCCTTTTGTGGCACCACATTggccacttctctccaggattaGGAGGGTAATAACaaaagtaacaataacaacagtacatGAGTACACATATCACATTattgaatagcactgggcccTTTTGCGGCACCAGACTGGCCACTTCTTCCTAGGATGAGGAgagtcataataacaataaccacaacaacaacaataataatataatgcatggAAAGTAAGTCCTGGATCAAGAAGTTGAAAAGCAAGGAGCCCTTTTGTGGTACCACACTGGGCACTTCTTCCTAGGATGAGGAGggtcataataacaataaccacaacaataacaataacaataacaatataatgcATGGAAAGTAAGTCCTGGATCAAGAAGTTGAATAGCACGGGGCCCTTTTGTGGCACCACATTGGGCACTTCTTCCTAGGATGAGGAGggccataataacaataataacaataacaacatgagtACACATAATGCATGGAAGGCAAGTCCTGGATCACGATGTTGAATGGCACTGGGACCTTTTGCGGCACCACACTggccacttctctccaggatggatggtaataataacaacaataacaataacaacatgattACACATAATGCATGGTAAGGCAAGTCCTGGAACAAGATGCTGAATAGCAGGGGGCCCTTTTGTGGCACCATACTGGTCACTTCTTCCTAGGATGGGGAAggtcataataacaataaccacaacaataacaataacaatacatggaAAGTAAGTCCTGGATCAAGAAGTTGAATAGCACGGGGCCCTTTTGTAGCACCACACTGGGCACTTCTTCCTAGGATGAGGagggtcataataataataaccacaacaataacaataatactataaTGCATGGAAAGTAAGTCCTGGAtcaagatgttgaatagcacggGGCCCTTTTGTGGCACCACACTGGGCACTTCTTCCTAGGATGAGGagggtcataataataataaccacaacaataacaataatactataaTGCATGGAAAGTAAGTCCTGGATCAAGTAGTTGAATAGCATGGGGACCTTTTGTGGCACCACACTggccacttctctccaggatggagagtaataataacaacaataacaataacaacatgagtACACATAATGAATGGAAGGGAAGTCCTGGATCAAGATGTTGAATGGCAGAGGGCTCTTTTGTGGCACCATACTGTCCACTTCTTCCTAGGATGAGGAGGGCCATAATAACaataaccacaacaataacaataataatataatgcatggAAAGTAAGTCCTGGATCAAGAAGTTGAATAGCACGGGGCCCTTTTGTGGCACCATATTGGCCACTTCTTCCTAGGATGAGGAgagtcataataacaataataacaataacaatatgagTACACATAATGCATGGAAGGCAAGTCCTGGATCAAGATGTTGAATGGCACTGGGACCTTTTGTGGCACCACATTggccacttctctccaggatgaggagggtaataacaacagtaacaataacaatagtaacatATCACATTATTGAATAGCACTTGGCCCTTTTGTGGCACCATACTTGccacttctttctaggatgagGAGggtcataataacaacaataacataacaacATGAGTACACATAATGCATGGTAAGGCAAGTCCTGGAacaagatgttgaatagcactgggacCTTTTGCGGCACCACACTGGCCACTTCTCTGCATGATGGagggtaataataacaacaataacaataacaacatgagtACACATAATGCATGGATCAAGATGCTGAATAGGAGGGGGGCCTGTTGTGGCGCCTCACTGGGCACTTCTTCCTAGGATGAGGAGggtcataataacaataaccacaacaataacaataatactataaTGCATGGAAAGTAAGTCCTGGATCAAGAAGTTGAATAGCATGGGGCCCTTTTGCGGCACCACACTGGGCACTTCTTCCTAGGATGAGGAGggtcataataacaataacaacaataacaacatgagtACACATAATGCATGGAAGGCAAGTCCtggataaagatgttgaatagcatggggCCCTTTTGTGGCACCACATTGGCCACTTGTCTCCAGGATGAGGAGggtaataacaacagtaacaataacaatagtaacatGAGTACACATATCACATTATTGAATAGCAGGGGGCCCTTTTGTGGCGCCACACTGGCCACTTCTTCCTAGGATGAGGAGGGTCATGATAACAATACCAGTAGGGACAAGGGAGGGCCGGGCAGGCGTGCTGGTCCTACCTGCCAGCAGCTGCATCCAGGCGCAGATCTTGTAGACCGTGGCGGTGttgcagaagaagaagagggcgAAGCAGGTGATGCAGCCCAGgatcagcaccatggagagcagCACGAAGAAGGAGGCGGCCTTGAAGGCGCCCGAGGGGATGCTGCGGAAGTCGGCGAAGGAGCCGCGGCACGTGAACTCCTTGAGGCTGCCCTCGTTGCCCACGCAGTAGTGGAAGAGGCCGAAGTAGCCCGGCTTGGGCGTGCTGACGCTGTCGCCGATCCAGTAGGGCTGAATGAAGACCACCACGTTGATGATGGCGAAGCAGATGGTGAAGATGGCCCAGAGCACGCCGATGGCCCGCGAGTTCCGCATGTAGTTGTCATGGTACAGCTTGGAGGCCTCCTGGGAGGGCAGCATCCTGGCGGGAGAGGCGGGGAGGGCCCCGAGGGGGGCCGGAGGGACGGacggagggagggacggagggcctcctcctcctcctcctcctcctctgcctctccgcCTCACCAAGCCATGAGGCACCGAGAGGTAGATGGTCCCCGACAGTTGTTACAACAACACCTCGTTCCCCTTGGTTTCCTTCAGGCTCCTCTTTGCAGCTCCGGCCGCGACTCCATCTTGGCCAACCTGGCTTGCTTCTCTGGCTCGCCTCAGCAGCGCACGCGCACGCGcacgagggagggaaggaaggagagcgcGCGCCCGCTATCCCGGTACGTTGGAACGCCGAGCGCGAGGACAAGGGAGGGGCGGGGTAGGTCTTAAAGAGCGCGCgggagaacacacacacacacagagagagagagcatgggaAAGAGCCAATAGGGGAAAGGatgggaaaaggagagagagagagagagaggatgggaACGCGCATGCGCCAAGGCGAGCGGGTCAAGAAGGAGAAAGCAAAGGGAGCCGGCAGGCCGGTACGCATGTGCAATAAGGGCAAGGGGATTTCTCCTCACTTACCTACCTACACATCGCCTTTCCTCAGTGACACTGTGAAGAAAGGGaattaacaaaattattattataataataatcatagaatcaaagagttggaaaagacttcatgggccatccagtccaaccccctgccaagaagcaggaatattgcattcaaatcacccctgacagatggccatccagcctctgcttaaaagcttccaaagaaggagcctccaccacactccagggcagagagttccactgctgaacggctctcacagtcaggaagttcttcctcgtgttcagatggaatctcctctcttgtagtttgaagccattgttccgcgtcctagtctccagggaagcagaaaacaagctttctccctcctccctgtggcttcctctcacatatttattcatggctatcatatctcctctctgccttctcttcttcaggctaaacatgcccagctccttaagccgctcctcatagggcttgttctccagacccttgatcattttagtcaccctcctctggacacattccaacttgtcaatatctctcttgaattgtgatgcccagaattggacacaatattccaggtgtggtctaaccaaagcggaatagaggggtagcattccttccctagatctagacactatgctccaaaatcccattggctttttttgccaccacatcacattgttggctcatgtttaactccaatatctttttcacacatactgctctcgagccaggcgtcccccattctgtatctttgcatttcattttttaattgcaaaccataaaatgcaatcagtcCAAAGCCTATAAATATTTGAGCAttctacagttggacaatatcaagcatgggcatgtgaaaaatgtggtcagcaaagaatatatacAAAGAGCCAGAAAGGTTttaaagagcaaattaaatggcagaaatacgatcaaggctatcaacacctgggccatccccagcATTAGATACACTgttgggattgtgaactggacacaagcagagctggatgacctggacagaaaaacaagaaaacaggtGACAATCTACTACTCATTAAACCCACgcagtgatgtcgacagactttacctgcccagaaaataaggaggaagaaagagggcttctgcaagtgaaacaaatggtagaagaagagaaacatgcgctggcagattatgtgaaaggcagtcaagaaccaaaaTTGAGGGAAGTAAacagtagaaaactgcttcaagtgtaAAAGACAAAGagcgaataccgtaaaaacacaatccagagcagaagagaaaattggcaaataaaggctctccatggacagttacTGGGggaaattgagagccaaattgataaagaaaaaacatggctgtggctcacaaatggaactctgaaaaaggagacggagggccggATTCTGGccgcccaagaacaagccattagaaccaatgccatcaaagccagaatggaaaagtcgatgacagatcacAAATGTAGActatgcaaggaagcagatgaaacaatagatcacatcctcagctgctgcaagaagattgcgcagacagactacaagcagaggcataacactgttgctcagatgattcattggaacttgtgccacaaatactatctgtgTGCGAcagagaactggtgggatcacaaggcggaaaaagttacagaaaatgaacacatcaaattcctctaggacttctgaattcagactgacagagttttgaagcacaatactcctgacctcacgatcatgttaaaaaacaaagtatggattgttgatgttgcaatcccaggtgacagaaggattgaagagaaacaactggaaaagctgacacgatatgaggatttaaagatcaaactgcaaagactctggcacaagccaatcaaggtggtcccagtggtgactggcacactgggtgcagaccCTACTCAGATATGCATTTATtactcaccgatacatcacacagtcctagacacaggaagtgtccaatgtatgatccaatacaacagccagcagactgatcttgtttgctgtgtactcatcttgttgtgtttcaaataataataataataataataataataataataacaataataataattgcttacATGatttgaagatttaaagatcgaactgcaaagactctggcacaagccagtcaaggtggtcccagtggtaatcagcatactgggtgcagtgctaaagaccttggcctgtacttaaacacaatcagcggtgacaaaattaccatctgtcatctccaaaaagccaccctacttggatctgcaggcattgttcgccaatacatcacacagtcctagatacttgggaagtgtcagaggtgtattcaaatacaaaagccagcatagtgatcttctttgctgtgtactaatcttgttatatatctaataataataaatcaaacactTATGTCACTTATGATAAATtagatataaaattaaaatatgtgtgagggagggaaataataataataataaattgaaaataataaataaaaatgtgtgtaaaagtggggaataaaaataataaaaatatgtgggaattaataataatcatagaatcatagagttggaagagacgtcatgggccatccagtccaaccccctgccaagaagcaggaaaatcatattcaaagcacccccaacagatgaccattcagtctctgcttgaaagcctccaaagaaggagcctccaccacactccggggaacagagttccactgctgaaaagctctcacagtcaggaagttcttacatCCACACCATTccttgcatctacccagcttgtaaaaataataataatgtgtgtgtgtgtgtgtgggggggggggggggataataataataatgtgatgaaaggaaataagaaatgagaaacaagaaataaaaatgtgtgAAGTAGGGGTATGacaggaaaaataaataataaagaaaatggtGGAGGGGAATGAATAATTATGAATGTGAAGGAGgtgaatataaaataaaagtgagtgaaaaaatacaaaatatgtgtgagggagggaaataaaaataatcataaatgaaaaataataaataaaaatatgtgtgagggaagggaatgaaaaaatgaaaaataaataaaaatatgagtgtggtggaggagaataaaaacttaaaatgaataaacataacaagtaAAAAATAAGTCTATGGAGAgggaaatatacaaatataatggCTCAATGTTGTTGAATCCTagaagttatagtttggtgaagtgccagcactctttggctggtaaagctaaagactttgtaaaacaataacttctatgattccatagcatttagctatGGCagttgacatctctggcccatcctctgtttggatatcagccagcacgccgacaccttaaatcaagaaatagttttctaagatctacagagatacttgcaggaacaccttagcaagcaagagtccaaaagtggcaggctaaaacttggaacctgaatcagtggctgataccaaatgagaaactctctcctgggcacaaagaagattgggtgacttggaaggtgctgaacagactgtgctctggcaccacgagaaagGGGACTACAAAGTGGACTACATAGaaaagggactacaaagtggGGCCCACGACATGCaagggtggagaagagcaaaaccacagaccacctattacaatgcagtctcaaTGCAGTCTCAACTCTAccacctgcacaatggaggacattcttatagcaacactagaggcactccataccaaggaaatttagtataaagccaagtttttaaacattgggtttttaaaaatacattacaactgtaccctcggttcacttcttATACAATAAAaaagccatggcggttaaagtggtttcaaactgtattaattttacagtatagactACAGTGAGAGTAAGGTAataatccagtgggtttccatggccaagcaggaaatTAAACCCTATTATCTAGACTCATTGTTGAagattcaaatcactacaccacccAAATGATTCAAAATACAATAAACTTAAAGGGTCCATTACCATTTCCACTTCCATGCCATAATACTTCTAAAATGAAATTTGGGTTTTAAACACCATTGTTTGGgagtccaactcccagaagtcctactCACCTTGTCCAATGGTGAAGAATTCTcagagctgaagcccaaaacacctggagggccacaagtttggcaCCTCTGATTtaggtcccttccagacaggccctttatctcaggatctgatcctaggttttctatttatcccagattatctggcagtgaagactcatataatccaatttaatgcAGAGGAAGGATCAGTAGTATTTGGCGAGCTCCATTGACAATTTAAACCAAAGTCTTGACACAAATTTTAAAGGAATCAATCCTCCAAACAAGTTGCAGTCTCTTAAGCAGATCTTTTGAAGTTCAGACAAAATCCAGAACAGACTTGACACTTGCTGGATTTCACCACATTTCTTGTGGGGTTTCCACCCATAGATAGTCCATAAGACTAAATTGTCATCCCAGTGAATCTCTGCTTCCTGAAAGGAATGAAATTGGCACGTGGAACAATGAGCTTCATAACCACATTCAGGATCATGTCTCTGTCACATCAGGGACAGCTTGGTAGGATTTACAGGGGACAGTTTTTACTGAGTTAAAAGAAGCATTGATCATGAGAGCACAGGAGAGGACCTCCTCACTGCTTGTTTCCAGGCTTTCTTACTCCCTCCTTTGGGATatttcctttttgtccttctgGCAGCAAGTGAGTATTTTCCTGTGCCAACAGGTAATTGACTACAATAGACTTTTAATGGTATACTTTCTTGCTGGTTTTTATATTCTGTCTTTCAATGAATGTTTAAGTGGTTTTAATTCTATAGATTGCTCACTTaaatttaaaatatcatatatatgtttgtgtgtgtgtattatttttttcatgtcaaccATTCTGAGTCACAACACAAAGGAATAAGTAATCATTAACGTTCCGTCATGCTTTTCTTGTGAACTTCTTGAAGGCAATTGTCAGGCCACTGCTACTTAGTGATTTGGAGTGGCTTCCAGGTAAA
This genomic interval from Anolis sagrei isolate rAnoSag1 chromosome 2, rAnoSag1.mat, whole genome shotgun sequence contains the following:
- the LHFPL4 gene encoding LHFPL tetraspan subfamily member 4 protein; the protein is MLPSQEASKLYHDNYMRNSRAIGVLWAIFTICFAIINVVVFIQPYWIGDSVSTPKPGYFGLFHYCVGNEGSLKEFTCRGSFADFRSIPSGAFKAASFFVLLSMVLILGCITCFALFFFCNTATVYKICAWMQLLAALCLVLGCMIFPDGWDSETVRDMCGEKTGKYSLGDCSVRWAYILAIIGILNALILSFLAFVLGNRQNDLLHEELKTENKDFVGTARI